The Triticum dicoccoides isolate Atlit2015 ecotype Zavitan chromosome 6A, WEW_v2.0, whole genome shotgun sequence genome has a window encoding:
- the LOC119317244 gene encoding RNA polymerase II C-terminal domain phosphatase-like 1, protein MIKSMVYYGNTSIGEVEVWPKGDTNLGAAAWAREIRVDRLSPPSERCLPLAVMHTVAVGARCLVMESRPPKAADEPPPPLVAMHAACLRDNKTAVVPLGEEELHLVAMTSGRNLTNHACFWGYKVPFGLYNSCLTMLNLRCLGIVFDLDETLIVANTTRSFEDRIDSLQRKLSNETDPQRMNGMLAEIKRYQDDRSILKQYIEGDQVYDDGKMYKVQPEIVPPLSDNHQSLTRPVIRLQEKNIILTRINPLIRDTSVLVRLRPAWEDLRSYLIARGRKRFEVYVCTMAERDYALEMWRLLDPDSRLINSVQLSDRMVCVKSGLKKSLLNVFHDGSCHPGMALVIDDRLKVWDEKDQSRVHVVPAFTPYYAPQAEANCSIPVLCVARNVACNVRGGFFKDFDEGLLPRITSVLYEDEIQDISSAPDVGNYLISEDENVAVVNGNRDSLAFDGMADAEVERRMKEASGSGSVLNPTMANMVMPVAPSQSFAPSSVAPFAPPLGMMPLSNNQVPPPAFSQPVVQPVVLDPLQASPGREEGEVPESELDPDTRRRLLILQHGQDTRDPTPPLPAVPPAQVSVPPVQSHGNWFPIEDGIGMNSNNLNMGSAGFPSESDTMHYDKKQPPQPSYFHGGDNNPVSSDRFSYQSQRFPSQVTHTEDHRMLQNHAPPRYRSFPGQRNNLIESGQSYARNVGSVGILEEIALKSGSKVEYRSTLCDTAELQFSIEIWIVGEKVGEGIGSSRKEAQRQAAEISLRNLANKYLLSDPNKMTDVNEDGFGSNPNFFGYSENTRNDILSVASTSEESRFTKTGENNSRITGGSIAALKQLCTVEGYNLVFQARPSPLDGSGGKETYAQVEVGGQTLGKGVGITWEEAKLQAADEALGTLRSMLGQLAQKRSSSPRSLAPNYNKRFKPDFPRAVQRPPYGRYSRIEGHVP, encoded by the exons ATGATCAAGTCCATGGTTTATTACGGGAACACCTCCATCGGGGAGGTGGAGGTGTGGCCCAAGGGCGACACGAACCTGGGCGCGGCGGCGTGGGCGCGAGAGATCCGCGTGGACCGCCTTTCCCCGCCCAGCGAGCGCTGCCTGCCGCTCGCCGTCATGCACACCGTGGCGGTTGGAGCTCGCTGCCTCGTCATGGAGTCCAGGCCGCCCAAGGCCGCCGACGAGCCACCACCGCCACTCGTCGCCATGCACGCTGCTTGCCTCAGGGACAATAAG ACTGCAGTTGTTCCGTTAGGAGAGGAAGAATTGCATTTAGTGGCAATGACATCAGGGAGAAACTTGACAAACCATGCATGTTTCTGGGGCTATAAAGTGCCATTTGGTCTGTATAATTCTTGCTTGACCATGTTAAATCTCCGCTGCCTCGGTATTGTGTTTGACCTTGATGAGACATTGATTGTTGCCAATACCACACGCTCTTTTGAGGACAGAATTGATTCACTTCAAAGAAAGCTGAGTAATGAGACTGATCCACAACGCATGAATGGTATGTTAGCAGAGATCAAGAGGTACCAAGATGATAGATCTATCCTAAAGCAGTATATAGAAGGTGATCAGGTCTATGATGATGGAAAAATGTATAAAGTGCAACCTGAGATTGTTCCACCATTGTCTGATAACCATCAATCATTGACACGCCCAGTTATAAGATTACAAGAGAAAAACATTATCTTGACCAGAATAAATCCTTTG ATAAGGGATACAAGTGTTCTTGTTCGGTTAAGGCCAGCATGGGAGGATCTCCGAAGCTACTTGATTGCAAGAGGTCGCAAGCGTTTTGAGGTCTATGTGTGTACAATGGCGGAGAGAGACTATGCTTTAGAAATGTGGAGATTGCTTGATCCAGACTCAAGATTGATTAACTCTGTTCAACTTAGTGACAGAATGGTGTGTGTAAAATCTG GCTTAAAAAAGTCCTTGCTAAATGTTTTCCATGATGGATCTTGCCATCCTGGAATGGCATTAGTAATTGATGATCGTCTGAAAGTTTGGGATGAGAAAGACCAATCTAGAGTTCATGTGGTTCCTGCTTTCACCCCATACTATGCACCTCAAGCCGAG GCAAACTGTTCCATCCCAGTTCTATGTGTTGCCAGAAATGTCGCGTGCAATGTTAGGGGCGGCTTCTTCAA GGACTTTGATGAAGGCCTCTTGCCAAGGATTACGAGTGTTCTTTATGAGGATGAAATACAGGATATCTCATCAGCCCCAGATGTGGGCAATTATTTGATTTCAGAG GATGAGAATGTTGCAGTAGTGAATGGGAACAGAGATTCACTGGCTTTTGATGGCATGGCTGATGCCGAGGTTGAGAGGAGAATGAAG GAAGCATCTGGCAGTGGCAGTGTTTTGAATCCAACAATGGCTAACATGGTGATGCCAGTAGCCCCTAGTCAAAGTTTTGCTCCATCTTCAGTAGCGCCATTTGCACCACCTCTTGGCATGATGCCTTTGAGTAACAATCAAGTTCCGCCACCTGCATTCAGCCAACCAGTCGTTCAACCAGTTGTCTTAGATCCACTGCAAGCTTCTCCAGGTAGAGAAGAGGGCGAGGTTCCAGAGTCTGAGTTAGATCCTGACACAAGGAGAAGGCTTCTCATATTACAACAtggccaagacacaagagatcctaCACCACCTCTTCCAGCAGTACCTCCTGCGCAAGTTTCAGTTCCTCCGGTGCAATCTCATGGGAATTGGTTCCCTATCGAGGATGGCATTGGCATGAACTCAAATAATTTGAACATGGGTTCAGCAGGGTTCCCTTCAGAATCTGATACCATGCATTATGATAAAAAACAACCACCACAGCCATCTTACTTCCATGGTGGCGATAATAATCCAGTGTCCTCTGATAGATTTAGTTATCAGAGCCAGAGGTTTCCCTCTCAG GTAACACATACTGAGGACCACCGCATGCTTCAGAACCATGCACCTCCAAGATACAGATCCTTTCCTG GTCAGAGAAACAACTTGATTGAGTCTGGACAAAGCTATGCACGAAATGTAGGTTCTGTTGGCATACTAGAGGAGATCGCACTGAAGTCTGGATCTAAG GTGGAGTACAGGTCAACATTATGTGATACCGCAGAACTACAGTTCTCTATTGAG ATTTGGATAGTGGGAGAAAAAGTGGGTGAAGGCATTGGTAGCTCAAGGAAAGAAGCACAGCGTCAAGCTGCAGAAATATCTTTAAGAAATTTGGCCA ATAAATACCTGTTGTCTGATCCAAATAAGATGACTGATGTGAACGAAGATGGTTTCGGTAGCAATCCAAACTTTTTTGGATACTCTGAAAATACCAGGAACGATATATTGTCAGTCGCAAGCACTTCAGAGGAATCCCGATTCACGAAAACAGGGGAGAACAATTCCAGAATAACAGGAGGCTCTATTGCTGCTCTGAAGCAACTT TGCACAGTTGAGGGATATAACTTAGTTTTTCAAGCTCGGCCAAGTCCTCTAGATGGTTCAGGTGGCAAGGAGACTTACGCTCAG GTAGAAGTTGGTGGGCAAACTCTTGGCAAAGGAGTTGGAATAACATGGGAAGAAGCTAAGCTTCAG GCGGCTGATGAGGCTCTTGGAACTTTGAGATCCATGCTTGGTCAACTTGCTCAGAAACGGTCTAGTTCTCCAAG GTCTTTGGCGCCCAATTATAATAAGCGCTTCAAGCCAGATTTCCCCCGGGCAGTGCAAAGGCCTCCTTATGGTAGATATTCCAGGATTGAAGGCCATGTTCCTTGA
- the LOC119317245 gene encoding uncharacterized protein LOC119317245: MAPSTSDGEASSSGTGSKSKEKERPRSFDEKTRTACWRKAAVLAGRHPERWRQDAAGNVVCRRFWSCHGCLCYEYDHIIPFSKGGESTVENCQILQTRVNRSKSDKAWVEKAEMQGFSCDIKFTDKELDVIEMAVYGDVIRPGKQCRCKTVAEMLGQVKSKNQMAACDLPT, encoded by the exons ATGGCGCCTTCTACATCCGACGGTGAGGCGAGCAGCAGCGGGACGGGCTCAAAATCGAAGGAGAAGGAGCGGCCAAGGTCCTTTGACGAGAAGACCCGGACCGCGTGCTGGCGGAAGGCGGCGGTGCTGGCAGGGCGACACCCAGAGCGGTGGCGGCAGGACGCCGCTGGCAACGTGGTGTGTCGCCGCTTCTGGAGCTGCCACGGCTGCCTCTGCTACGAATACGACCACATCATTCCCTTCTCCAAAG GAGGGGAATCTACTGTTGAGAATTGCCAGATCCTTCAGACTAGGGTGAACCGTTCCAAGTCTGATAAAGCATGGGTGGAGAAGGCAGAGATGCAAGGCTTTTCCTGCGATATCAAGTTCACAG ACAAGGAGCTTGATGTAATCGAGATGGCAGTCTATGGGGATGTCATTCGTCCTGGCAAACAATGTCGCTGCAAGACAGTAGCTGAGATGCTTGGACAGGTGAAATCAAAGAATCAAATGGCTGCTTGTGACTTACCAACATAA
- the LOC119319319 gene encoding cold-responsive protein kinase 1-like: MGTAKGLSYLHEEHEPNIVHRNIKASNVLLGRNHSPKIGDFGLAKLFPDNVTHVTTRVVGTTGDLAPEYVVHGQLTKKADVYSFGVLLLEVISGRRVSETIRSDTFLVRQAWLLYEQGRPLDIVDASVKDYPEAEVLRYVKVDLACTQAAPDGRPAMRQVVKMLSRPAAFRELEMHLADHDSSAALTRPGLSLSPLSSMATSSTNSASATYSETVPR, translated from the exons ATGGGCACGGCCAAGGGGCTGAGCTACCTCCACGAGGAGCACGAGCCCAACATCGTGCACAGGAACATCAAGGCAAGCAACGTCCTCCTCGGCAGAAACCACAGCCCCAAAATCGGGGACTTCGGCTTGGCGAAGCTGTTCCCGGACAACGTCACCCATGTCACCACGCGCGTGGTCGGGACGAC TGGAGACCTGGCGCCTGAATACGTGGTGCACGGGCAGCTGACCAAGAAGGCCGATGTCTACAGCTtcggcgtcctcctcctcgagGTCATCAGCGGCCGGAGGGTCTCGGAGACGATTCGATCGGATACATTCCTCGTGAGACAG GCATGGCTGCTCTACGAGCAGGGAAGGCCGCTGGACATCGTGGACGCGAGTGTCAAGGACTACCCGGAGGCAGAGGTGCTCAGATACGTCAAGGTAGACCTGGCGTGCACGCAGGCGGCGCCCGACGGGAGGCCCGCGATGCGGCAGGTGGTGAAGATGCTGTCGCGGCCCGCCGCGTTCCGCGAGCTGGAGATGCACTTGGCCGACCATGATTCCTCCGCTGCCCTCACACGTCCTGGCTTGAGCTTGTCGCCTCTTTCCTCCATGGCAACAAGTAGTACGAATTCCGCCTCGGCCACTTACAGTGAAACCGTACCCAGGTAG